From a single Streptomyces sp. 1331.2 genomic region:
- a CDS encoding ATP-binding protein produces MTEQQNELRAGLGSGREGDATAPRIRLRDRDAELRSVETAVDRLCREFAAGGTEIGDLLTFSGRPGIGKTSLLHEVRRIAKVREGATVLFARGGERQFKEPYHVLRQLLQPVLSNLKPDEFHQVMGTWEEVVGPAMGLKQPKAGARRLDPQGVRDGLDYVLTQLAPRRAPMVMIVDDLHWADAESLSWLAKFAVRSDMLPVLLVFAFRDDESDWPAETHRLRRDVLALKGRKHELNRLNLSSVTDMIRAELGDKAEDAFCYEFWNVVNGNPFEAGRLLDQVRDQELEPVEENSRQLRELAVDATGMTLKSWLDQLGASTLRFAWACAMLGTDIRIDLATRISTQSSEAARESIKQLRKQRVLTQAPNGNLEFVHPLIGSSIYNTMPDATRLGMHGIAAVEIENAGLGLLAASRHLVETHSGEGDDRIVKKLRRAAVEHQLIGAPEAAQRCLHRALEEPPADDIKAEVMYELGCSALLTDPVATVNQLKLALDPDEGPLRPELRVDATFRLSEVLAHSGELGEAALVCQDEAEQTADPAGRQRLQAASFMWHAFRKSEEDGPGRSARLGEMCRSLTGREAADRAVLAMRAWDLTLRGDASTEALALADEVLDGGRLPKGLGWTDTTWGFELPSMLSLTYIYNDRIAQAERLAADAIIQFELAGWSGAHRGFAYFLMGLARFRRGLLAEAEDFLRRAYRISERIGARLPLAWDAVGVLVDTLIARGRVEEAWELANDFGFHPPYHATAMVLPDAASLYGKLLVAKERYAGAAAALTEAGAQLEVRGWRNTVWAPWAGHLAVALADDEPERAREHALKAVRDAHTFGTASAIGSALRLRAQVEDGQQAVELLEQAVQHLGQSPAGYEHAVALVDLGAALRRVGRLEDAQEHLYQGIELAQHCSAEGLVDRARRELANYGLRPNRLGLRDFGDTLESLSGPELEVAKRAVQGVPPQRIADELGVHISLVNRRLAAVYRKAGSGPDGLASALGLPAKQREASRAEEDGEE; encoded by the coding sequence GTGACCGAGCAGCAGAACGAACTTCGGGCAGGACTCGGTTCCGGCCGAGAGGGCGACGCCACCGCGCCCCGGATCCGGCTGCGCGACCGCGACGCCGAACTGCGGTCGGTGGAGACCGCCGTCGACCGGCTGTGCCGCGAATTCGCCGCCGGCGGCACCGAGATCGGTGACCTCCTCACCTTCTCCGGCCGCCCCGGCATCGGCAAGACCAGCCTGCTGCACGAGGTTCGACGGATCGCCAAGGTCCGCGAGGGCGCCACCGTGCTGTTCGCCCGAGGCGGCGAACGGCAGTTCAAGGAGCCCTACCACGTCCTGCGCCAGCTGCTCCAGCCGGTGCTCAGCAACCTCAAGCCGGACGAGTTCCACCAGGTCATGGGCACCTGGGAGGAGGTCGTCGGACCGGCCATGGGCCTCAAGCAGCCCAAGGCCGGCGCCCGCCGCCTCGACCCGCAGGGCGTGCGCGACGGCCTCGACTACGTCCTCACCCAGCTGGCACCGCGCCGCGCACCGATGGTGATGATCGTCGACGACCTGCACTGGGCCGACGCCGAATCCCTGTCCTGGCTCGCCAAGTTCGCCGTCCGCTCCGACATGCTCCCCGTGCTGCTCGTCTTCGCCTTCCGCGACGACGAGAGCGACTGGCCCGCCGAGACCCACCGCCTGCGCAGGGACGTCCTCGCGCTCAAGGGCCGCAAGCACGAGCTCAACCGGCTCAACCTGAGCTCCGTCACCGACATGATCCGCGCCGAACTCGGCGACAAGGCCGAGGACGCCTTCTGCTACGAGTTCTGGAACGTCGTCAACGGCAACCCCTTCGAGGCCGGCCGCCTGCTCGACCAGGTCCGCGACCAGGAGCTCGAACCGGTCGAGGAGAACTCCCGGCAGCTGCGCGAACTCGCCGTCGACGCCACCGGGATGACCCTCAAGAGCTGGCTGGACCAGCTCGGTGCCAGCACCCTGCGCTTCGCCTGGGCCTGCGCCATGCTGGGCACCGACATCCGGATCGACCTCGCCACCCGGATCTCCACCCAGAGCAGCGAAGCCGCCCGGGAGTCCATCAAGCAGCTGCGCAAGCAACGCGTGCTCACCCAGGCCCCCAACGGGAACCTGGAGTTCGTCCACCCGCTGATCGGCAGCTCCATCTACAACACCATGCCGGACGCCACCCGCCTCGGCATGCACGGCATCGCCGCCGTCGAGATCGAGAACGCCGGACTCGGCCTGCTGGCCGCCTCCCGCCACCTGGTCGAGACCCACTCCGGCGAGGGCGACGACCGGATCGTCAAGAAACTGCGCCGCGCCGCCGTCGAACACCAGCTCATCGGCGCCCCCGAAGCCGCCCAGCGCTGCCTGCACCGCGCGCTCGAAGAGCCGCCCGCCGACGACATCAAGGCCGAGGTGATGTACGAACTCGGCTGCTCCGCACTGCTCACCGACCCCGTCGCCACCGTCAACCAGCTCAAGCTCGCACTCGACCCGGACGAGGGACCCCTCCGCCCCGAACTGCGGGTTGACGCCACCTTCCGGCTCTCCGAAGTGCTCGCCCACAGCGGCGAACTGGGCGAGGCCGCCCTGGTCTGCCAGGACGAGGCCGAACAGACCGCCGACCCGGCCGGACGGCAGCGGCTCCAGGCCGCCTCGTTCATGTGGCACGCCTTCCGCAAGTCCGAGGAGGACGGCCCCGGACGCTCCGCCCGGCTCGGCGAGATGTGCCGCAGCCTGACCGGCCGGGAAGCCGCCGACCGCGCCGTGCTCGCCATGCGCGCCTGGGACCTCACCCTGCGCGGCGACGCCTCCACCGAGGCGCTGGCGCTCGCCGACGAGGTCCTCGACGGCGGTCGGCTGCCCAAGGGCCTCGGCTGGACCGACACCACCTGGGGCTTCGAACTGCCCTCGATGCTCAGCCTGACGTACATCTACAACGACCGCATCGCGCAGGCCGAACGGCTGGCCGCGGACGCCATCATCCAGTTCGAGCTGGCCGGTTGGAGCGGCGCCCACCGGGGCTTCGCGTACTTCCTGATGGGCCTGGCCCGGTTCCGCCGCGGCCTGCTCGCCGAGGCCGAGGACTTCCTGCGCCGCGCGTACCGGATCTCCGAGCGGATCGGGGCGCGGTTGCCGCTGGCCTGGGACGCGGTCGGCGTGCTGGTGGACACCCTCATCGCCCGCGGCCGGGTCGAGGAGGCCTGGGAGCTGGCCAACGACTTCGGCTTCCACCCGCCGTACCACGCGACCGCGATGGTGCTGCCGGACGCCGCCTCGCTGTACGGCAAGCTGCTCGTCGCCAAGGAGCGGTACGCGGGCGCGGCCGCTGCGCTCACCGAGGCCGGCGCTCAGCTGGAGGTCCGCGGCTGGCGCAACACCGTCTGGGCGCCCTGGGCCGGCCACCTCGCCGTCGCCCTCGCCGACGACGAGCCGGAGCGCGCCCGCGAGCACGCCCTCAAGGCCGTCCGGGACGCGCACACCTTCGGCACCGCCTCGGCGATCGGCAGCGCGCTGCGGCTGCGGGCGCAGGTCGAGGACGGGCAGCAGGCGGTCGAGCTGCTGGAGCAGGCCGTGCAGCACCTCGGGCAGTCCCCGGCGGGGTACGAGCACGCCGTCGCGCTGGTCGACCTCGGTGCCGCGCTGCGCCGGGTCGGGCGGCTGGAGGACGCCCAGGAGCACCTGTACCAGGGCATCGAGCTGGCCCAGCACTGCTCGGCGGAGGGCCTGGTCGACCGGGCGCGGCGCGAGCTGGCCAACTACGGCCTGCGGCCCAACCGGCTCGGGCTGCGCGACTTCGGTGACACGCTGGAGAGCCTCAGCGGCCCGGAGTTGGAGGTCGCCAAGCGGGCGGTGCAGGGCGTGCCGCCGCAGCGGATCGCCGACGAGCTGGGGGTGCACATCAGCCTGGTCAACCGGCGGCTGGCCGCCGTCTACCGCAAGGCGGGCAGCGGGCCGGACGGGCTGGCCTCGGCGCTCGGGCTGCCGGCGAAGCAGCGGGAGGCGAGCCGGGCGGAGGAGGACGGGGAGGAGTAG
- a CDS encoding terpene synthase family protein: protein MSDDTSLQIPFPHRRSPHGTYATARHRDWLIRHPLLQDADHPGYAHWEVVDLAALGYPDAGPDELALAADLMGFYFLFDDQFDGPLGRRPSEVAPICERLIAVLHGARPDRGSPVETAFADLWNRSAHGMAARWQARAAYNWEYYLASHPAEAAGRISTRPPDRDGYLELRRGTAAMETIFDMVERLGQFEVPAAVLHHPVLRQLRQLAADIPSLSNDVRSYPLEAPRGDVNNLVMIVQRERRCTAEEACAAVIAEAQLMVERCAELHGRLPDVYRELGLSRIERTIAQRYADGLLTWLAGYLSWEARTGRYHSV, encoded by the coding sequence ATGTCTGACGACACCTCACTTCAGATCCCGTTCCCGCACCGCCGCAGTCCGCACGGCACGTACGCCACCGCACGGCACCGCGACTGGCTGATCCGCCATCCGCTGCTCCAAGACGCCGACCACCCCGGTTACGCGCACTGGGAGGTGGTGGACCTCGCCGCGCTCGGCTACCCGGACGCCGGACCGGACGAACTCGCCCTGGCTGCCGACCTGATGGGCTTCTACTTCCTCTTCGACGACCAGTTCGACGGCCCGCTCGGCCGCCGCCCCTCCGAGGTCGCCCCGATCTGCGAACGCCTGATCGCCGTCCTGCACGGCGCCCGCCCCGACCGGGGCTCCCCGGTCGAGACCGCCTTCGCCGACCTCTGGAACCGCAGCGCGCACGGCATGGCCGCGCGCTGGCAGGCGCGCGCGGCCTACAACTGGGAGTACTACCTGGCCAGTCACCCCGCCGAGGCGGCCGGCCGAATCTCCACCCGGCCCCCCGACCGGGACGGCTACCTCGAACTCAGACGGGGCACCGCGGCGATGGAGACCATCTTCGACATGGTCGAACGACTGGGTCAGTTCGAGGTCCCCGCCGCCGTCCTGCACCACCCGGTGCTGCGTCAACTCCGCCAGCTGGCGGCCGACATACCGTCACTGAGCAACGACGTGCGGTCCTACCCGCTGGAGGCGCCGCGCGGGGACGTCAACAACCTGGTGATGATCGTCCAGCGCGAGCGCCGCTGCACGGCCGAGGAGGCCTGCGCCGCGGTCATCGCGGAGGCCCAGCTGATGGTCGAGCGCTGCGCCGAATTGCACGGCCGACTCCCCGACGTCTACCGGGAGTTGGGCCTGTCACGGATCGAACGCACGATCGCCCAGCGGTACGCGGACGGGCTGCTCACCTGGCTGGCCGGCTACCTCAGCTGGGAGGCGCGCACCGGCCGCTACCACTCCGTCTGA
- the exaC gene encoding acetaldehyde dehydrogenase ExaC: MTVYQPPGAPGSIVAYRSRYEHWIAGGWTPPVRGEYFGNPTPVTGEVFTEVARGTAEDIEAALDAAHAAAPAWGRTPAPERAQVLLRIADRIEANLEQLAVAESWENGKPVRETLAADLPLAVDHLRYFAGALRAQEGGLSQLDEDTVAYHFHEPLGVVGQIIPWNFPILMAIWKLAPALAAGNAVVLKPAEQTPASVLLLAELTADLLPPGVLNIVTGFGEEAGAPLSASPRIRKLAFTGETGTGRLIARAAADNLIPVTLELGGKSPNLFFADVADASDAFYDKAVEGFAMFALNQGEVCTCPSRALIDSAIYERLLGDGLERVRAMRQGNPLDTETQVGAQASVEQLKKILSYFEIGRAEGARVLTGGERADLGGSLADGYYVTPTVFEGDNAMRVFQEEIFGPVVSVTRFDGFDQAVSLANDTQYGLGAGVWTRDLNTAHRAGRAIQAGRVWTNCYHAYPAHAAFGGYKNSGIGRENHKALLEHYQQTKNLLVSYSPDAVGFF, translated from the coding sequence ATGACGGTCTACCAGCCCCCCGGCGCGCCCGGCAGCATCGTCGCCTACCGCTCCCGGTACGAGCACTGGATAGCCGGCGGATGGACGCCCCCGGTGCGCGGCGAGTACTTCGGCAACCCGACGCCGGTCACCGGCGAGGTGTTCACCGAGGTCGCCCGCGGCACCGCCGAGGACATCGAGGCCGCCCTGGACGCGGCCCACGCCGCCGCCCCCGCCTGGGGCCGTACCCCGGCCCCCGAGCGGGCCCAGGTGCTGCTGCGCATCGCCGACCGGATCGAGGCCAACCTGGAGCAGCTGGCCGTCGCGGAGAGCTGGGAGAACGGCAAGCCGGTGCGCGAGACGCTGGCCGCCGACCTCCCGCTGGCCGTGGACCACCTGCGGTACTTCGCCGGTGCGCTGCGCGCCCAGGAGGGCGGCCTCTCCCAGCTGGACGAGGACACCGTGGCGTACCACTTCCACGAGCCGCTGGGCGTGGTCGGCCAGATCATCCCGTGGAACTTCCCGATCCTGATGGCGATCTGGAAGCTCGCCCCGGCGCTCGCGGCCGGCAACGCGGTGGTGCTCAAGCCCGCCGAGCAGACCCCGGCCTCGGTGCTGCTGCTCGCCGAACTGACCGCCGACCTGCTGCCGCCCGGTGTGCTCAACATCGTCACCGGCTTCGGCGAGGAGGCGGGCGCCCCGCTCTCCGCCAGCCCGCGGATCCGCAAGCTCGCCTTCACCGGCGAGACCGGCACCGGCCGGCTGATCGCCCGCGCGGCGGCCGACAACCTGATCCCGGTCACCCTGGAGCTCGGCGGCAAGAGCCCCAACCTGTTCTTCGCGGACGTCGCCGACGCCTCGGACGCCTTCTACGACAAGGCCGTCGAGGGTTTCGCGATGTTCGCCCTCAACCAGGGCGAGGTCTGCACCTGCCCCAGCCGGGCGCTGATCGACTCCGCGATCTACGAGCGGCTGCTCGGCGACGGCCTGGAGCGGGTCCGCGCGATGCGCCAGGGCAACCCGCTGGACACCGAGACCCAGGTCGGTGCGCAGGCCAGTGTCGAACAGCTGAAGAAGATCCTCTCCTACTTCGAGATCGGCCGGGCCGAGGGCGCCAGGGTGCTCACCGGCGGCGAGCGCGCCGACCTCGGCGGCTCCCTGGCCGACGGGTACTACGTGACGCCGACCGTCTTCGAGGGCGACAACGCGATGCGGGTCTTCCAGGAGGAGATCTTCGGACCGGTGGTCTCGGTGACCCGCTTCGACGGCTTCGACCAGGCCGTCTCCCTCGCCAACGACACCCAGTACGGGCTCGGCGCCGGCGTGTGGACCCGCGACCTCAACACCGCCCACCGGGCCGGGCGCGCCATCCAGGCGGGCCGGGTCTGGACCAACTGCTACCACGCCTACCCGGCCCATGCGGCCTTCGGCGGCTACAAGAACTCCGGCATCGGGCGGGAGAACCACAAGGCCCTGCTGGAGCACTACCAGCAGACCAAGAACCTGCTGGTCAGCTACTCCCCCGACGCGGTCGGCTTCTTCTAG
- a CDS encoding nuclear transport factor 2 family protein — MTIAVSKLSDPAVRAFVTAINAGDRQAFDATLTPGATMSDDGSDRDLADWTEREIFGAGGRMAVQTESDGGHALIANFTNDTWGEMRTAWRFTVDGGKISRFETGQA, encoded by the coding sequence ATGACCATCGCCGTCTCCAAGCTCTCCGACCCGGCGGTCCGCGCCTTCGTCACCGCGATCAACGCGGGCGACCGCCAGGCCTTCGACGCGACCCTCACCCCCGGCGCGACCATGTCCGACGACGGCTCCGACCGCGACCTGGCGGACTGGACGGAGCGTGAGATCTTCGGCGCCGGCGGCCGGATGGCCGTCCAGACCGAGTCGGACGGCGGCCACGCCCTGATCGCCAACTTCACCAACGACACCTGGGGTGAGATGCGCACCGCCTGGCGTTTCACCGTCGACGGCGGGAAGATCAGCCGCTTCGAGACCGGCCAGGCGTAG
- a CDS encoding serine hydrolase domain-containing protein — MVEIWGETAEGFEPVRAAFARNFAEYGELGAAFALYVRGRKVVDLWGGDARPEVGGRPAPAVPWTADTAQVLRSATKGMTATAALLAVERGLLDLDAPVASYWPEFAAQGKGGVPVRWLLSHEAGVPALDVPLRLEDVLTWERAVAAVAAQAPAWEPGTAHGYHPYTFGWLVGEVVRRVTGRTIGQYFAEEVARPLGLDLWIGLPAGAAPRVGKLVDLPAPEAARTGPSGLRLRPKQSVRDAYQDPTSLTARAFASVRPGVDMNDPAVQAAEIPGGGGIGTARSLARFYAALIGAADRPDGSGVLLPPLLGPEVLARAVEPAVSGPDRVLIVNSTFGLGFWRHGPTAPMASPASFGHPGRGGSLGFADPELGLGFGYVTNGMQPGVTGDVRSRNLIRAVRGCLGLS, encoded by the coding sequence GTGGTGGAGATCTGGGGCGAGACGGCCGAGGGGTTCGAGCCCGTGCGAGCGGCGTTCGCACGGAACTTCGCGGAGTACGGCGAGCTCGGTGCGGCCTTCGCACTGTACGTGCGCGGCCGCAAGGTGGTCGACCTGTGGGGCGGTGACGCCCGGCCCGAGGTGGGTGGGCGGCCCGCGCCGGCGGTGCCGTGGACGGCGGACACCGCGCAGGTGCTGCGCTCGGCGACCAAGGGGATGACCGCGACCGCCGCGCTGCTGGCCGTCGAGCGCGGCCTGCTCGACCTGGACGCGCCGGTGGCCTCGTACTGGCCGGAGTTCGCCGCGCAGGGCAAGGGTGGGGTGCCGGTGCGCTGGCTGCTCTCGCACGAGGCCGGGGTGCCCGCGCTGGACGTGCCGCTGCGGCTGGAGGACGTGCTCACCTGGGAGCGCGCGGTCGCCGCGGTGGCCGCCCAGGCCCCCGCCTGGGAGCCGGGGACGGCGCACGGCTACCACCCGTACACCTTCGGCTGGTTGGTCGGCGAGGTGGTGCGGCGGGTGACCGGTCGGACGATCGGACAGTACTTCGCCGAGGAGGTCGCCCGGCCGCTCGGGCTGGACCTGTGGATCGGGCTGCCGGCCGGGGCCGCACCGCGAGTCGGCAAGCTGGTCGACCTGCCCGCCCCGGAGGCGGCCCGGACCGGCCCGAGCGGGCTGCGGCTGCGGCCCAAGCAGTCCGTCCGGGACGCCTACCAGGATCCGACCTCGCTGACCGCGCGGGCCTTCGCCTCGGTGCGCCCCGGGGTGGACATGAACGATCCGGCGGTGCAGGCCGCCGAGATCCCCGGCGGCGGCGGCATCGGCACCGCCCGCTCGCTGGCCCGCTTCTACGCGGCGCTGATCGGGGCGGCGGACCGTCCCGACGGCTCCGGCGTGCTGCTGCCGCCGCTACTGGGGCCCGAGGTGCTGGCCCGTGCGGTCGAACCGGCGGTCAGCGGGCCGGACCGGGTGCTGATCGTCAACTCCACCTTCGGCCTGGGCTTCTGGCGGCACGGCCCGACCGCGCCGATGGCCTCCCCGGCGAGCTTCGGCCACCCCGGCCGGGGCGGCTCGCTGGGCTTCGCCGACCCGGAGCTGGGGCTGGGCTTCGGCTACGTCACCAACGGCATGCAGCCGGGCGTGACCGGGGACGTCCGTTCACGGAACCTGATCCGCGCGGTGCGGGGGTGCCTGGGGCTGTCCTGA
- a CDS encoding NUDIX hydrolase, translated as MTNPAEELLDVVDEHDRVIGTALRGEVYRRGLIHRCVFILVRDPAGRIFVHRRTDTKLFAPGAHDMFVGGVVGSGESYAEAAVREAEEELGVHGIVPRPLFKFLFREPDGGKLAWWCDMYEAEWDGPVSPQESEVAWHAWLTPDELADRLTRDTFVPDGLDAYRRYLDFRAA; from the coding sequence ATGACCAACCCTGCCGAAGAACTGCTGGACGTCGTCGACGAGCACGACCGGGTGATCGGGACCGCCCTGCGCGGAGAGGTCTACCGGCGCGGTCTGATCCACCGCTGTGTCTTCATCCTGGTCCGCGACCCGGCCGGGCGGATCTTCGTCCACCGCCGCACCGACACCAAGCTGTTCGCCCCCGGCGCCCACGACATGTTCGTCGGCGGCGTGGTCGGCTCCGGCGAGAGCTACGCCGAGGCCGCCGTCCGTGAGGCCGAGGAGGAGCTCGGCGTCCACGGCATCGTCCCGCGCCCGCTGTTCAAGTTCCTCTTCCGGGAGCCCGACGGCGGCAAGCTCGCCTGGTGGTGCGACATGTACGAGGCGGAGTGGGACGGCCCGGTCTCCCCGCAGGAGTCCGAGGTCGCCTGGCACGCCTGGCTCACCCCCGACGAACTCGCCGACCGCCTCACCCGCGACACCTTCGTCCCCGACGGCCTCGACGCCTACCGCCGCTACCTGGACTTCCGGGCCGCGTAG
- a CDS encoding TetR/AcrR family transcriptional regulator — protein sequence MASRTPSPTADRAARTSAPGRAAAGERPRRRLSVDERREQLIAVALELFSRRPPEEVSIDDIAAAAGASRPLVYHYFPGKQALYEESLRRAGQELSARFEEPMEGPLSERLYRVMGRYLDFVQSHGPGFAALLRGGSVAASADTSAVIDDVRRAAQEQILAHLTVPSPSPGLRLTVRAWIANAEITSLEWLGERSVPLEELQLHLVQEFVAALTLTAAREPALAVELASFLADEHPQGPTGRLVRDLAGLFAVPGILDAVTALGTGSPDEPTP from the coding sequence ATGGCCTCCCGCACGCCGTCCCCGACGGCCGACCGCGCAGCACGGACCTCCGCACCCGGCCGGGCGGCGGCCGGTGAGCGGCCGCGCCGCCGGCTGAGCGTGGACGAACGCCGGGAGCAGCTGATCGCGGTCGCCCTGGAGCTGTTCAGCCGGCGCCCGCCGGAGGAGGTGTCGATCGACGACATCGCCGCCGCCGCGGGCGCCTCCCGGCCGCTCGTCTACCACTACTTCCCCGGCAAGCAGGCACTGTACGAGGAGTCGCTGCGCCGGGCCGGGCAGGAGCTGTCGGCCCGCTTCGAGGAGCCCATGGAGGGGCCGCTCTCGGAGCGGCTGTACCGGGTGATGGGCCGCTACCTGGACTTCGTGCAGAGCCACGGCCCCGGCTTCGCCGCGCTGCTGCGGGGCGGCTCGGTGGCGGCCAGCGCGGACACCTCGGCGGTGATCGACGACGTGCGCCGGGCCGCCCAGGAACAGATCCTGGCCCATCTGACCGTCCCCTCGCCCAGCCCCGGACTGCGGCTGACCGTCCGGGCCTGGATCGCCAACGCCGAGATCACCTCGCTGGAGTGGCTGGGCGAGCGCTCGGTGCCGCTGGAGGAGCTGCAGCTGCACCTGGTGCAGGAGTTCGTCGCGGCGCTCACCCTCACCGCCGCCCGGGAGCCGGCGCTCGCGGTCGAACTGGCCTCCTTCCTCGCGGACGAGCACCCGCAGGGGCCGACCGGTCGCCTGGTTCGGGACCTCGCCGGGCTGTTCGCCGTCCCGGGGATCCTCGACGCGGTCACCGCGCTCGGCACGGGATCCCCGGACGAACCGACGCCGTAG
- a CDS encoding spermidine synthase, whose protein sequence is MTTALPERDGPEAVVTLDRREGPFGEVVLRQRGRHFEIIANGCFLMDTADGRSERLLIQAALDELDRTGGRVDRPSVLIGGLGVGFSLAYAVAEPRWGRIAIVERETAIIDWHRNGPLGAFSGGALDDERVAVLHTDLLEYLAAADGERYDALCLDIDNGPDWTVTESNNGLYGADGLAVLWHRLRPGGVLAVWSAQPSSAFEEALRAAGFSDVATHEIPVSRGVPDVVHLARRAS, encoded by the coding sequence ATGACCACCGCACTGCCCGAGCGGGACGGCCCCGAGGCCGTCGTCACGCTCGACCGACGGGAAGGACCCTTCGGAGAGGTGGTGCTGCGACAGCGCGGTCGGCACTTCGAGATCATCGCCAACGGCTGCTTCCTGATGGACACCGCCGACGGACGCTCGGAGCGGCTGCTGATCCAGGCCGCGCTGGACGAGCTGGACCGGACCGGCGGGCGGGTCGACCGGCCGTCGGTGCTGATCGGCGGCCTCGGCGTCGGCTTCTCGCTGGCGTACGCGGTGGCCGAACCGCGCTGGGGACGGATCGCCATCGTCGAGCGGGAGACCGCGATCATCGACTGGCACCGGAACGGCCCGCTCGGCGCCTTCTCGGGCGGCGCGCTCGACGACGAGCGGGTCGCGGTGCTCCACACCGACCTGTTGGAGTACCTCGCGGCGGCGGACGGCGAGCGCTACGACGCACTGTGCCTGGACATCGACAACGGGCCGGACTGGACCGTCACCGAATCCAACAACGGGCTGTACGGCGCGGACGGGCTCGCGGTGCTCTGGCACCGGCTGCGGCCGGGCGGGGTGCTGGCGGTGTGGAGCGCGCAGCCGTCGTCGGCCTTCGAGGAGGCGCTGCGGGCAGCCGGGTTCTCGGACGTGGCGACGCACGAGATCCCGGTGTCGCGCGGGGTGCCGGACGTGGTGCACCTGGCTCGGCGCGCGAGCTGA
- a CDS encoding YeiH family protein — MRGDAPGLLLAALGVAAAVGVHAVVPAVPKLTAAVVLGMAAAHLPGLQPVVRGVARPGLSMAGKRLMRLGIVLLGLKLSLDDVLGLGWATVAMVLAVVAATFAGTLWLGRKLGLPGDQPLLVATGYSICGASAIGAVSQAAGSEEEDVAASVALVTLCGTLAIAVLPLLQQPLGLGEVEFGRWVGASVHDVGQVVATAQTGGAGALREAVLVKLMRVVLLAPLVAGVAVAVRRNLRRSRQGMAGVRGTGGAGNAAGGPGGAENSVKTGSRPPIVPLFVAGFLAMIVLRTTGVLPGRALGLAGDAQELLLAAALFGLGSAVHLPTMIRTGGRIALLGLGSWVVVAGVSYAGVLITT, encoded by the coding sequence ATGCGCGGGGACGCGCCCGGGCTGCTGCTCGCGGCCCTCGGGGTGGCGGCCGCCGTCGGCGTCCACGCGGTGGTGCCGGCGGTGCCCAAGCTCACCGCCGCCGTGGTGCTCGGCATGGCGGCGGCCCACCTGCCGGGACTGCAGCCGGTGGTCCGCGGGGTCGCCCGGCCGGGGCTCTCCATGGCCGGGAAACGGCTGATGCGGCTCGGGATCGTCCTGCTCGGGCTCAAGCTCAGCCTGGACGACGTGCTCGGCCTCGGCTGGGCCACCGTCGCCATGGTGCTCGCGGTGGTCGCCGCCACCTTCGCGGGGACGCTCTGGCTGGGCCGGAAGCTCGGCCTGCCCGGGGACCAGCCGCTGCTGGTCGCCACCGGGTACTCGATCTGCGGCGCCTCGGCAATCGGCGCGGTCAGCCAGGCGGCGGGCAGCGAGGAGGAGGACGTCGCGGCCTCGGTGGCGCTGGTCACCCTGTGCGGGACGCTGGCGATCGCCGTCCTGCCGCTGCTCCAGCAGCCGCTCGGGCTCGGCGAGGTGGAGTTCGGGCGCTGGGTCGGCGCGAGCGTGCACGACGTCGGGCAGGTGGTCGCCACCGCGCAGACCGGCGGGGCGGGGGCGCTGCGGGAGGCGGTGCTGGTCAAGCTGATGCGGGTGGTGTTGCTGGCGCCGCTGGTCGCGGGGGTGGCCGTGGCGGTGCGGCGGAACCTGCGGCGGAGCCGGCAGGGGATGGCGGGGGTCCGGGGCACGGGTGGGGCCGGGAACGCGGCCGGGGGCCCGGGTGGGGCCGAGAACTCGGTGAAGACCGGCAGCCGGCCGCCGATCGTGCCGCTGTTCGTCGCGGGGTTCCTCGCGATGATCGTGCTGCGGACCACCGGTGTGCTGCCCGGGCGGGCGCTCGGCCTGGCCGGGGACGCCCAGGAACTGCTGCTGGCCGCCGCGTTGTTCGGGCTCGGCAGTGCGGTGCACCTGCCGACCATGATCCGGACCGGTGGGCGGATCGCCCTGCTCGGACTCGGCTCCTGGGTGGTCGTCGCGGGCGTCTCCTACGCCGGGGTGCTGATCACGACCTGA
- a CDS encoding cysteine dioxygenase family protein — MTPPATVAHDRLTDRLTERMTALISEIRAVVDRGLPPELTAYLVGERLAPHLLADQDGPDALLTPAQCEGDPQRYRQHVLHAEEDGSFSVVALVWLPGQQTPIHDHVSWCVAGVHRGQESETRYRLVSDGRTARLVETEHVAGPAGTVAAFAPPGDIHLVRNACSSTAISIHVYGADVSRLGTSIRRVYRLPADQEQ; from the coding sequence ATGACACCCCCAGCCACGGTCGCCCACGACCGGCTCACCGACCGGCTCACCGAGCGGATGACGGCGCTGATCAGTGAGATCCGCGCCGTCGTGGACCGAGGACTGCCCCCGGAGCTCACCGCCTACCTGGTCGGCGAGCGCCTCGCCCCCCACCTGCTCGCCGACCAGGACGGACCCGACGCGCTGCTCACCCCCGCCCAGTGCGAGGGCGACCCGCAGCGCTACCGCCAGCACGTCCTGCACGCCGAGGAGGACGGCAGCTTCTCCGTCGTCGCCCTGGTCTGGCTGCCCGGACAGCAGACCCCGATCCACGACCACGTGTCCTGGTGCGTGGCCGGCGTCCACCGGGGCCAGGAGAGCGAGACCCGCTACCGGCTGGTCTCCGACGGCCGCACCGCCCGGCTGGTCGAGACCGAGCACGTGGCCGGCCCGGCCGGCACCGTCGCCGCCTTCGCCCCGCCCGGCGACATCCACCTGGTGCGCAACGCCTGCAGCAGCACGGCCATCTCCATCCACGTGTACGGCGCGGACGTCTCGCGGCTCGGCACCAGCATCCGGCGGGTCTACCGACTCCCCGCCGACCAGGAGCAGTGA